One Thermoanaerobacter pseudethanolicus ATCC 33223 genomic window, TATAATTGTAATTTTTATTAGTTAGAATGTCAATTAAAATAAAATCAATCAAAATTCATGCCAAAATTAAAATAGATGGATAGAAAATTTACACTACCCATCTATTTTAGCAGTTTCTCCTTTTAACTTTTTAAAGAGCTCTTCTTCATTTAATCTATATGATACAGTAAATAAACTATCACTTAAATGAACATTTTCTAAAATTACATCATCAGGCACCTTTAAATCTATTGGCGAGAAATTCCAAATCGCCTTAATTCCCGCTCTCACCAGTCTGTCAGCAGTATATTGAGCATTATCCTTGGGAATACATAAAATACCTATGTCGATTTTATTACGGGCTATAAAATCTTCTACTGTTTCTATGTCCATCACTTCAACATCTCTAATTTTAAGCCCAAATAAACGAGGATTAATATCAAAAATCCCCTTTAAATTAAAGCCAGATTTTTCAAAGCTAGTATAATTGGCAATCGCTTGACCAAGATTTCCTGCTCCTATGATGATAGTATTATAAGTTTTATCAAGGCCTAAAATCTTAGTCAAATTATTATAAAGCTCTTCTACATTATAGCCATATCCCTGCTGTCCAAAACCGCCAAAATTATTTAAATCCTGTCTAATTTGAGAAGCAGTAACTCCCATTTTTTCGCTTAATTCCCTTGAAGAAATACGCTTTACATCGTTTTTAAGAAGTTCTTCAAGATATCTATGATATCTTGGGAGCCTTCTTATTACAGCCATTGATACTTTGGTCTTTTTGCTCACTGTCCTCACCTCATTCTACTATGTAATTGAATTATATAATATTGTAAATTTTTTGTCAACGTAATAAAAACATAGTAGAATATGAGGAATTCTAAAATTTTTTAATTTTACTGGCTTTTAGGCTCCCATTTATTATATTCTGTATTCATAATGACAATGTCTACTCTTCTATTAAGTCTTCTATTTTCTTCTGAGTTATTTGGAACAACAGGCCTGTATTCCCCATATCCTACTGCAGAAATTCTGGCAGGTTCTATACCTACTTCATTTACTAATATTTTCACTACATTAGTTGCTCTTATAACAGACAGTTCCCAGTTTGAATCAAATTTATTATTGTGTATTGGGAGGTCATCAGTAAAACCTTCCACTCTAATATGATTTGGAAGACTTTTTAACATATCACCTATTTTTATTAAAACCTCTTTCTCTTCAGGACGTACATCAGCAGAACCTAAATCAAACAAAAGAGAATCCTGTAAACTTATTACAAGTCCTCTTTCATCTATATAACTGGTTACTGCACCTTGAAGATTGTTTTCTTTTATAAAACCCTTCAATTGCTTTTCAATTTCTCCTAAACTACTTTTGTCTCCACTGTTACCATCCATAAAACTACTCCCATTATATTGAAATAACACGTAATCGGTCCCTGTAAAAGTTTTGCTTAAAGAACTGGCAATTTGAGCAAATTTGGTAGCATTAACAGTACTTATTGAGTACAGTACAATAAAAAATACTAAAAGCAAACTCATCATATCAGAGTAAGTAAGCACCCATCTATCGTGATTTGGTTTTGATTCATCTTCCTCCAACCTCTTCATTTAATTCTACACCACCTTTCTGAGGTGTATTTTTAAGCTGTGCCTGCGCGACAAATGTCATTAACTTTCTCTCTAATATCCTTGGATTTTCCCCAGCTTGCAGTGAAAGACTTCCTTCTAATATTAATTCTCTTTCAGTTGTTTTTACTTTAGCCCTATTTTTTAATTTTTGAGCAATAGGAAGGAAAAACACGTTTGCTAAAATGGCACCATACAGTGTAGTTATAAATGCTACCGCTACGGCAGGGCCTAATTTGTCCGGTTCAGTTAAATTACCCAACGCTTGAACAAGTCCCATAACTGTTCCTATAAGACCCATTGTAGGAGCATAACCACCCGCCGACTCAAAAATACCCGCTTCTTTTTTAGCTTCCATATCCTCTACGTATATCTTATTCTCCATAGTCGTTTTAATAAGTTCCATATCAGATCCGTCAACGACTAGTTCTAAGCACTCTTTCAAAATAGGATCAAATTTCTTTATCTCCTCAGATTCTATTTCGGATTCAAGGCTTAAAAGCCCTTCGCTTCTGGCTTTTTGAGCCAAATAAGTAAAATACTTTATTATCTCAAGATAATTATCCTTTTCATTTTTAAAAGCCCTTGCCAAAAGTCTCGGCACTTTTTTAATGTTATCCATAGAATAAGTAATTATAGTAGCCCCTATAGTACCCCCCAAAACTATTATAGCAGAAGGTACATCTATTAAAGAAGTAACAGTACCCCCCCCTAATGTAAATCCATAAATTATAGCCCCTACTGCAACAACTATACCTACTACTGTAGCTATATCCAAGTCCATCACCTTCCATTTATAAATACACTCATTAATTTTTATCGACACATATTTAAAAAAAGTTATAGTTTACTACACTTTTACAAAATAAATTTTTTTGATATATTTAATATGAACAGGAGGTTATATTTATGGCAATCATAACAGTAAGCAATGTGACAAAAAGTTACGGTATCGATATAATTCTACAAAATATTTCTTTTATAGTCAATGAAGGAGACAAAATAGGAGTAATTGGCGAAAATGGTGCTGGAAAATCCACTCTTTTTAACCTTTTAGCCGGTTTTACTGAAGCTGACAGTGGAACAATTTCAATTTCTACAAATAAAATTGGATATCTACAACAAAACACTGTAATTGATTCTGAAAAAAGTATATATGAGGAAGTAAAAACAGTTTTTGATGAAATATTCCAATTAGAAAAACAAATTAAATCTCTAGAGGAAAAAATCTCACAAACAAAAGATTCACATCTACTTGATAAACTTTTTTTAGAATATTCCTTTTTAACAGATAAGTATAAGGAATTAGATGGTTATTCTGTAGAAAGTAAAATAAGAGGTGTACTAAATGGATTAGGGTTTGATGTGTCGCAATTTGCTACACCTGTATCAACTTTAAGCGGCGGTCAAAAAACCCGTCTTATGCTGGCAAAAACTTTACTTTCTAATCCAGATGTCCTATTATTAGACGAACCTACCAATCACTTAGACATAAACTCAATAGAATGGCTAGAACAATATTTAAAATTTTATAATGGTACAATTTTAATTATATCCCATGATAGATATTTCTTAGATAAAATTGTCACTCGAATATTTGAGATAGAAAACACTAATCTATCAGTTTATGAAAGTAATTACACAGAATATTTAAAAAGAAAAAAATTAGATATGGAAGCAAAGTTAAAAGCTTATGAAGAACAGCAAAAAGAAATAAAAAGAATTAAATCAATTATACAGATTCAAAAAAACCGCAGAACGGAAAAATCGGTAAAGATGGCGGAAAGCAAGCAAAAACTATTAGAAAAAATGGAATTAATAGAAAAGCCAGTGATAAATAATAGGTCTATCAACTTGCGTTTTGATTTTGATTTGGAAAGCGGAAATGATGTATTGACAGTCAAAAATTTGTCCTTAAGTTTTGATAGGCAAATTTTCTCCAATGTATCTTTTGAA contains:
- a CDS encoding ABC-F family ATP-binding cassette domain-containing protein is translated as MAIITVSNVTKSYGIDIILQNISFIVNEGDKIGVIGENGAGKSTLFNLLAGFTEADSGTISISTNKIGYLQQNTVIDSEKSIYEEVKTVFDEIFQLEKQIKSLEEKISQTKDSHLLDKLFLEYSFLTDKYKELDGYSVESKIRGVLNGLGFDVSQFATPVSTLSGGQKTRLMLAKTLLSNPDVLLLDEPTNHLDINSIEWLEQYLKFYNGTILIISHDRYFLDKIVTRIFEIENTNLSVYESNYTEYLKRKKLDMEAKLKAYEEQQKEIKRIKSIIQIQKNRRTEKSVKMAESKQKLLEKMELIEKPVINNRSINLRFDFDLESGNDVLTVKNLSLSFDRQIFSNVSFEIKKGEKIALLGPNGIGKSSLLKILVGEIDNFEGEIKFGTNVITGYYEQEFKSLNAEKTVIDEIWDENPYLTQTEVRTLLASFLFKEEDVFKTISTLSGGEKARLSLLKLILSKANFLLMDEPTNHLDLKAKEVLEEALLDYTGTLLFVSHDRYFIDKIATKVMILTPQGVEVYLGNYSYYIEKKNQLNEKKEETIKKTKTQIKNERYKERLAKLKLKQQKEYLKNLENSIYQAEERIKYLEEKMCDAKIYKTGEIVEIQKEYNALKSKLEQMYEEWENLSG
- a CDS encoding redox-sensing transcriptional repressor Rex, translated to MSKKTKVSMAVIRRLPRYHRYLEELLKNDVKRISSRELSEKMGVTASQIRQDLNNFGGFGQQGYGYNVEELYNNLTKILGLDKTYNTIIIGAGNLGQAIANYTSFEKSGFNLKGIFDINPRLFGLKIRDVEVMDIETVEDFIARNKIDIGILCIPKDNAQYTADRLVRAGIKAIWNFSPIDLKVPDDVILENVHLSDSLFTVSYRLNEEELFKKLKGETAKIDG
- a CDS encoding flagellar motor protein; translation: MDLDIATVVGIVVAVGAIIYGFTLGGGTVTSLIDVPSAIIVLGGTIGATIITYSMDNIKKVPRLLARAFKNEKDNYLEIIKYFTYLAQKARSEGLLSLESEIESEEIKKFDPILKECLELVVDGSDMELIKTTMENKIYVEDMEAKKEAGIFESAGGYAPTMGLIGTVMGLVQALGNLTEPDKLGPAVAVAFITTLYGAILANVFFLPIAQKLKNRAKVKTTERELILEGSLSLQAGENPRILERKLMTFVAQAQLKNTPQKGGVELNEEVGGR
- a CDS encoding OmpA/MotB family protein; its protein translation is MKRLEEDESKPNHDRWVLTYSDMMSLLLVFFIVLYSISTVNATKFAQIASSLSKTFTGTDYVLFQYNGSSFMDGNSGDKSSLGEIEKQLKGFIKENNLQGAVTSYIDERGLVISLQDSLLFDLGSADVRPEEKEVLIKIGDMLKSLPNHIRVEGFTDDLPIHNNKFDSNWELSVIRATNVVKILVNEVGIEPARISAVGYGEYRPVVPNNSEENRRLNRRVDIVIMNTEYNKWEPKSQ